One region of Pogona vitticeps strain Pit_001003342236 chromosome 1, PviZW2.1, whole genome shotgun sequence genomic DNA includes:
- the TMEM200A gene encoding transmembrane protein 200A, whose amino-acid sequence MIATGGVITGLAALKRQDSARSQHHLNLTASPATEEQKPAKPRPRADVVVVRGKIRLYSSSGFFLVLGVLISFLGIAMAILGYWPQKDPFLEPEDSLSLNETQAAGKEGGILIRFLEQHLHSDKMKMLGPFTMGIGIFIFICANAMLHENRDKETKIIHMRDIYSTVIDIHTLRISEQKQLNGAYTGLVGENEAKHCGSSCATQLAANTVAPFSGFASNFQVEGNAEEDDISVSDSKNISHLLPPLLTERSGSVFGLYSHSGKAKDDKSSGPLKCETKSIVSSSINAFTLPVIKLNNCVIDEPSIDNITEDSACTRGRPKNLSMDSLSVPLPDTNDSYKPASALIPRNNLCQDPSFSQSKSSMALGSSTGKLLSPGAARKQFGSNSSLHLLSVHSKSLDLDRGPSTLTVQVEQRKHPSWPRLDRSNSKGYMKLENKEDPMDRLLVPSASAKKDFTNKEKLLMISRSHNNLSFEHDEFLSNNLKHGSSETRF is encoded by the coding sequence ATGATTGCAACTGGGGGCGTCATAACAGGACTGGCTGCCTTAAAAAGGCAAGATTCTGCCAGATCCCAGCACCATCTAAACCTCACAGCATCACCAGCCACTGAAGAACAGAAGCCTGCCAAACCCCGTCCCAGGGCAGATGTTGTTGTGGTCCGAGGCAAAATTCGACTTTATTCCTCATCCGGATTCTTCCTTGTCCTGGGGGTGCTCATATCGTTTCTGGGGATTGCTATGGCCATCCTAGGATACTGGCCCCAAAAGGACCCTTTTCTAGAGCCTGAAGACAGCTTGTCACTTAATGAGACACAGGCCGCTGGAAAAGAAGGTGGCATTTTAATTCGTTTCCTCGAACAGCATTTGCACTCTGATAAGATGAAAATGCTGGGGCCTTTCACCATGGGGATTGGGATCTTTATCTTCATTTGTGCTAATGCCATGCTCCATGAAAACCGTGACAAGGAGACAAAAATCATACATATGAGAGACATCTACTCCACTGTCATTGACATACATACTCTGAGGATCAGTGAACAAAAACAGCTGAATGGGGCCTACACGGGCTTAGTGGGAGAGAATGAAGCCAAACACTGTGGAAGCTCTTGCGCAACACAGCTGGCTGCAAATACCGTGGCACCGTTTTCAGGCTTTGCAAGCAACTTCCAGGTGGAGGGCAATGCTGAGGAAGATGACATTTCTGTGAGTGACAGCAAAAATATCAGTCACCTGCTCCCACCTTTGTTGACTGAGCGCTCAGGCTCAGTCTTTGGCCTTTACTCACATTCCGGGAAGGCAAAAGATGACAAGAGTAGTGGCCCACTGAAGTGTGAAACAAAGTCTATTGTGTCATCTTCCATTAATGCGTTTACACTACCCGTAATTAAACTTAATAACTGTGTCATTGATGAACCCAGCATAGACAACATTACTGAGGATTCTGCATGTACTAGAGGAAGGCCGAAAAATTTATCCATGGACTCTTTATCTGTCCCCTTGCCTGATACCAATGACAGCTACAAGCCTGCCAGTGCATTGATACCAAGAAACAATCTGTGTCAAGATCCTTCATTTAGTCAGTCCAAATCTTCAATGGCTCTTGGATCCAGCACAGGAAAGCTTCTGTCACCTGGTGCAGCCAGAAAACAGTTTGGGTCCAACAGCTCTCTGCATCTTTTGTCTGTTCATTCAAAATCCTTAGATTTAGACAGAGGTCCTTCTACTCTCACTGTCCAAGTTGAACAACGAAAACATCCAAGTTGGCCAAGACTGGACCGGAGCAACAGTAAAGGTTATATGAAACTGGAAAACAAAGAAGACCCAATGGACAGGCTCCTTGTACCCTCTGCCTCCGCCAAGAAGGACTTTACTAATAAAGAAAAACTTCTTATGATTTCCAGATCACATAATAACTTGAGTTTTGAACATGATGAGTTTTTGAGTAACAATCTAAAGCATGGCTCTTCTGAGACAAGGTTTTGA